The DNA segment GGTCGATTCGGACGCCGCGAACGCCGCCGAGGGGCCGTCGGTCGCCGACGACTGATTCCCGCATGATGAACACCACCCACGCGGCGATGGGGGTCGCGCTTGCGGCCCCGCTGACGGTCCTGGCACCCGAACTCGCGCCCGCCGCCGCGCTCGCCGCCATCGCGGGCGGCGTCTTTCCCGACCTCGACCTCTTCGGCGGGCAGCACCGCCGGACGCTCCACTTTCCGGTCTACTACGCGGTCGCCGCGCTCGTCGCGGGTGCGGCGGCCGCCGTCTGGCCGTCGGTCGAGACGGTCGCGGTCGCGTTCTTTCTGCTGTCGGCCGCGCTCCACGCCGCCACGGACGCGCTGGGCGGCGGCCTCGAACTCCGACCGTGGGAACCCAGCGACGACCGCGGAGTGTACCTCCACCCGGCGAAGCGGTGGATTCGGCCGCGCCGGTGGATTCGCTACGACGGCGCGCCCGAGGACCTGGTGCTCGCCGCCGTCCTGTCGCTTCCGGGACTCCTGCTGTTCGACGGCTTGGTTCGAAAGCTCACGGTCGCCGGCCTCGCGGTGTCGGTCGTCTACACCGCCGTCCGGAAGCGACTGCCGGAGCTAGAGGGTCGGCTCTCGGGCGAGCAGTAGACCGAACGAAGAGTGAGAGTCGTGCGGCGCTATCCTTCCAGCAGTTCGGTGTCGCGCTCCCTGACGTCGATTTCGAGGAACGGGCCGATAACGCTCGAAACGACGAGCCACGTCTCGCCGCCCTCCTCGTAGCGGTCGATCACGCGGAGACTGTCGGTGCTGGAGGAGTTGCGGTTAGAACGGGCGGGGCCGAAGCGGTCTTCGTTTCTGCGGTACCTGGTCATAGTTGGCGTGTGGCATGGACCCCTCTTAACTGTTCTCTGTTATCGGTACCCCCTGCTATCGATTCCTTATACGATATAGAGTCGTCGGTCGGACACGTCGGGGCCACGGGGCGATACCGGTCGAACGAAAACAGGTGGCGGCGACTATCGGTCGAG comes from the Halorussus vallis genome and includes:
- a CDS encoding metal-dependent hydrolase; this encodes MMNTTHAAMGVALAAPLTVLAPELAPAAALAAIAGGVFPDLDLFGGQHRRTLHFPVYYAVAALVAGAAAAVWPSVETVAVAFFLLSAALHAATDALGGGLELRPWEPSDDRGVYLHPAKRWIRPRRWIRYDGAPEDLVLAAVLSLPGLLLFDGLVRKLTVAGLAVSVVYTAVRKRLPELEGRLSGEQ